A genomic region of Trifolium pratense cultivar HEN17-A07 linkage group LG3, ARS_RC_1.1, whole genome shotgun sequence contains the following coding sequences:
- the LOC123915834 gene encoding UDP-rhamnose/UDP-galactose transporter 6-like isoform X3 — protein sequence MSSASKGDRKASLDAASWLFNVVTSVAIILVNKALMATYGFSFATTLTGMHFATTTLLTVILKSLGYIQTSHLPKSDIIKFVLFANCSIVGMNVSLMWNSVGFYQIAKLTMIPVSCLLEVVLDNVRYSRDTKLSIILVLAGVAVCTVTDVSVNAKGFIAAVIAVCSTALQQYYVHYLQRKYSIGSFNLLGHTAPAQAASLLLVGPFMDYWLTNKRVDAYDYGLTSVLFIILSCTIAVGTNLSQFICIGRFTAVSFQVLGHMKTILVLFMGFIFFGKEGLNLHVVLGMTIAIAGMVWYGNASSKPGGKERRSFSIPTTKTQDYAALPVSSESVEKATP from the exons ATGTCATCTGCAAGCAAGGGTGATAGGAAGGCTTCCCTTGATGCAGCATCATGGTTGTTTAACGTAGTTACATCTGTGGCAATAATCCTTGTGAATAAAGCCCTGATGGCCACATATGGTTTTAGTTTTG CCACAACTTTAACTGGAATGCATTTTGCCACAACAACTTTGTTGACGGTCATTCTTAAATCACTGGGATATATCCAGACTTCTCATCTTCCAAAATCTGATATCATCAAATTTGTGTTGTTTGCAAATTGCTCCATTGTTGGCATGAATGTGAGTTTAATGTGGAACTCTGTTGGTTTTTATCAG ATTGCTAAGCTGACTATGATTCCAGTATCTTGCCTCCTGGAAGTTGTCTTGGACAATGTGCGATATTCAAGGGACACAAAGCTTAGTATTATCTTGGTTTTGGCTGGTGTTGCGGTCTGTACAGTCACCGATGTCAGTGTCAATGCAAAGGGTTTCATAGCTGCTGTGATAGCAGTTTGTAGCACAGCTCTGCAGCAGTAT TATGTACATTATCTTCAGAGGAAATATTCTATTGGATCATTTAACTTGTTGGGCCACACTGCACCAGCACAGGCAGCAAGTTTACTTCTAGTAGGCCCCTTTATGGATTATTGGTTGACAAACAAACGGGTTGATGCATATGACTATGGTTTGACATCCGTT TTGTTCATCATTCTGTCTTGCACCATTGCAGTAGGGACAAATCTCAGCCAGTTCATCTGCATTGGTAGGTTTACGGCTGTATCATTCCAAGTCCTTGGCCATATGAAGACTATTCTAGTCCTATTCATGGGATTCATTTTCTTTGGAAAAGAGGGCCTCAATCTACATGTTGTTCTAGGCATGACAATTGCAATAGCAGGAATGGTTTGGTACGGTAATGCTTCTTCTAAGCCAGGGGGAAAAGAGCGTCGTAGCTTTTCCATTCCTACCACTAAGACACAAGATTATGCTGCACTACCGGTGTCCTCTGAATCAGTTGAGAAG GCTACCCCATGA
- the LOC123915834 gene encoding UDP-rhamnose/UDP-galactose transporter 6-like isoform X2, giving the protein MSSASKGDRKASLDAASWLFNVVTSVAIILVNKALMATYGFSFATTLTGMHFATTTLLTVILKSLGYIQTSHLPKSDIIKFVLFANCSIVGMNVSLMWNSVGFYQIAKLTMIPVSCLLEVVLDNVRYSRDTKLSIILVLAGVAVCTVTDVSVNAKGFIAAVIAVCSTALQQYYVHYLQRKYSIGSFNLLGHTAPAQAASLLLVGPFMDYWLTNKRVDAYDYGLTSVLFIILSCTIAVGTNLSQFICIGRFTAVSFQVLGHMKTILVLFMGFIFFGKEGLNLHVVLGMTIAIAGMVWYGNASSKPGGKERRSFSIPTTKTQDYAALPVSSESVEKESLLATP; this is encoded by the exons ATGTCATCTGCAAGCAAGGGTGATAGGAAGGCTTCCCTTGATGCAGCATCATGGTTGTTTAACGTAGTTACATCTGTGGCAATAATCCTTGTGAATAAAGCCCTGATGGCCACATATGGTTTTAGTTTTG CCACAACTTTAACTGGAATGCATTTTGCCACAACAACTTTGTTGACGGTCATTCTTAAATCACTGGGATATATCCAGACTTCTCATCTTCCAAAATCTGATATCATCAAATTTGTGTTGTTTGCAAATTGCTCCATTGTTGGCATGAATGTGAGTTTAATGTGGAACTCTGTTGGTTTTTATCAG ATTGCTAAGCTGACTATGATTCCAGTATCTTGCCTCCTGGAAGTTGTCTTGGACAATGTGCGATATTCAAGGGACACAAAGCTTAGTATTATCTTGGTTTTGGCTGGTGTTGCGGTCTGTACAGTCACCGATGTCAGTGTCAATGCAAAGGGTTTCATAGCTGCTGTGATAGCAGTTTGTAGCACAGCTCTGCAGCAGTAT TATGTACATTATCTTCAGAGGAAATATTCTATTGGATCATTTAACTTGTTGGGCCACACTGCACCAGCACAGGCAGCAAGTTTACTTCTAGTAGGCCCCTTTATGGATTATTGGTTGACAAACAAACGGGTTGATGCATATGACTATGGTTTGACATCCGTT TTGTTCATCATTCTGTCTTGCACCATTGCAGTAGGGACAAATCTCAGCCAGTTCATCTGCATTGGTAGGTTTACGGCTGTATCATTCCAAGTCCTTGGCCATATGAAGACTATTCTAGTCCTATTCATGGGATTCATTTTCTTTGGAAAAGAGGGCCTCAATCTACATGTTGTTCTAGGCATGACAATTGCAATAGCAGGAATGGTTTGGTACGGTAATGCTTCTTCTAAGCCAGGGGGAAAAGAGCGTCGTAGCTTTTCCATTCCTACCACTAAGACACAAGATTATGCTGCACTACCGGTGTCCTCTGAATCAGTTGAGAAG GAATCTTTGCTG GCTACCCCATGA
- the LOC123915834 gene encoding UDP-rhamnose/UDP-galactose transporter 6-like isoform X1 — translation MSSASKGDRKASLDAASWLFNVVTSVAIILVNKALMATYGFSFATTLTGMHFATTTLLTVILKSLGYIQTSHLPKSDIIKFVLFANCSIVGMNVSLMWNSVGFYQIAKLTMIPVSCLLEVVLDNVRYSRDTKLSIILVLAGVAVCTVTDVSVNAKGFIAAVIAVCSTALQQYYVHYLQRKYSIGSFNLLGHTAPAQAASLLLVGPFMDYWLTNKRVDAYDYGLTSVLFIILSCTIAVGTNLSQFICIGRFTAVSFQVLGHMKTILVLFMGFIFFGKEGLNLHVVLGMTIAIAGMVWYGNASSKPGGKERRSFSIPTTKTQDYAALPVSSESVEKESLLVSDQ, via the exons ATGTCATCTGCAAGCAAGGGTGATAGGAAGGCTTCCCTTGATGCAGCATCATGGTTGTTTAACGTAGTTACATCTGTGGCAATAATCCTTGTGAATAAAGCCCTGATGGCCACATATGGTTTTAGTTTTG CCACAACTTTAACTGGAATGCATTTTGCCACAACAACTTTGTTGACGGTCATTCTTAAATCACTGGGATATATCCAGACTTCTCATCTTCCAAAATCTGATATCATCAAATTTGTGTTGTTTGCAAATTGCTCCATTGTTGGCATGAATGTGAGTTTAATGTGGAACTCTGTTGGTTTTTATCAG ATTGCTAAGCTGACTATGATTCCAGTATCTTGCCTCCTGGAAGTTGTCTTGGACAATGTGCGATATTCAAGGGACACAAAGCTTAGTATTATCTTGGTTTTGGCTGGTGTTGCGGTCTGTACAGTCACCGATGTCAGTGTCAATGCAAAGGGTTTCATAGCTGCTGTGATAGCAGTTTGTAGCACAGCTCTGCAGCAGTAT TATGTACATTATCTTCAGAGGAAATATTCTATTGGATCATTTAACTTGTTGGGCCACACTGCACCAGCACAGGCAGCAAGTTTACTTCTAGTAGGCCCCTTTATGGATTATTGGTTGACAAACAAACGGGTTGATGCATATGACTATGGTTTGACATCCGTT TTGTTCATCATTCTGTCTTGCACCATTGCAGTAGGGACAAATCTCAGCCAGTTCATCTGCATTGGTAGGTTTACGGCTGTATCATTCCAAGTCCTTGGCCATATGAAGACTATTCTAGTCCTATTCATGGGATTCATTTTCTTTGGAAAAGAGGGCCTCAATCTACATGTTGTTCTAGGCATGACAATTGCAATAGCAGGAATGGTTTGGTACGGTAATGCTTCTTCTAAGCCAGGGGGAAAAGAGCGTCGTAGCTTTTCCATTCCTACCACTAAGACACAAGATTATGCTGCACTACCGGTGTCCTCTGAATCAGTTGAGAAG GAATCTTTGCTGGTAAGTGACCAATAA